Proteins from a single region of Argopecten irradians isolate NY chromosome 7, Ai_NY, whole genome shotgun sequence:
- the LOC138327033 gene encoding uncharacterized protein, translated as MIGVTRRILDTLLIEVPGKGLTHEVLVTFLAEASAIINSRPITTISSDPEEPYPLSPSLLLTQKPNRIENINLPLNGKDLYRAQWKRVQILADMFWRRWCSEYLQNLQERRKWQNVQRNLSPGDVVLMRDSQTPRIHWPLGVVTRVFPGNDGRVRKSRDPRGAKN; from the coding sequence ATGATTGGGGTGACGAGACGGATACTGGATACCTTGCTCATAGAGGTTCCAGGGAAAGGACTTACACACGAAGTTCTTGTAACCTTTCTTGCCGAAGCGAGCGCGATCATAAACTCTAGACCCATCACTACAATTTCTTCCGACCCTGAAGAACCTTACCCACTGAGTCCGTCATTGTTACTCACACAGAAACCTAACCGcatagaaaatatcaatttgccGCTGAACGGGAAAGATCTGTACAGAGCTCAGTGGAAACGCGTACAGATTCTTGCGGATATGTTCTGGCGTCGCTGGTGTTCTGAATACTTGCAGAACCTGCAAGAAAGGAGAAAGTGGCAAAATGTTCAAAGAAATCTCTCACCAGGTGATGTGGTTTTAATGCGGGACAGTCAGACCCCTAGAATTCATTGGCCTTTGGGTGTAGTGACAAGGGTATTCCCTGGAAATGATGGTCGAGTCCGCAAAAGCAGAGATCCGCGTGGCGCGAAAAACTGA
- the LOC138327031 gene encoding uncharacterized protein, with amino-acid sequence MATAGRIHTLTEEGYELYKDTLFKHNKNMSRAWQTVDSVISRVENLDESEKSDPAYLIRLENTLKERIKKYETLSTTTMEFLLRTKTEDSMKLLKEYRLAEEGYQWIEEHEHNLSFDEVRSNSSNASFNVKRRHSRASSNHSGSQLSTTSSSLTNTLTKKRAEAGAARVRAEYAKKEASLQLQQAKIKAEIDIISREKEVAALEAEVEVLQESGIEVQEGISLPPQEKVERYLDSFDNELDDNRSDIENQPKLLESTTNRITERNPKSSLKHTPLNPAATIFVPSDQIRNRPDREEFVNHSSPVNNVASDFTRFLMKKDLLLSRLSSFNDRPESYRTWKASFLTIMSDLDVSAQEQLDLLVKWTGPESQRQVLSIKTANAQHPERGVHRIWERLDERYGAPELILTSIQQRLTSFPRLSPKDSQKLYELSDIKSEIESLKEERIYEGLLGHFDSSTGVSPIVAKLPPNLQEKWTNTAARHMRYNSVTYPPFPFFAEFLREQSRIKNNPSFSYDSSMSSTSSTQKKDRSSQRNTVNNRKTDLSDSLVTNNKNETKSNSDLARCPLHNAGHSLNQCRGFRSKPIADRREFLRDKKICFRCCNSTSHKKPDCTADIQCSECGSVNHSSAMHVTRQPSGRSTDNGGENSTQSSSRPVNTTCTQICGENVGGKSCAKTMLVRIYLNGKPEQAVQTYAIVDDQSNRSLANSTLFDQLRIRSVSSPYTLSSCSGKVNTSGRRATDLVVESHDGTARINLSYLIECDQIPNCKEEIPTPGIAMNYPHLKDIASHIPPLQNNVDVNLLIGRDVIQAYHVLDQRIGMPYAQRLPLGWTIIGETCLHKVHAPQLVSAYKTHILSSGRSSIFPPCPNLFKVQESYTDQTGTRTSLHEHELFGANVFQRTPDDEKIARSIEDNKFLEIMDKGLSKNADGNWEAPLPFKVTRPRLPNNKNLAYKRAKSLEANLRKDPTKRAHFITFMDEILRRGHAEVAPPVQENEEVWSCPAVATYGLRKTAFDSEEVYGSDVRQFVERNFYVDDALTSLATTAEAISLLKRTQEALETGGNLKLHKVASNSQDVLAAFPNCDLARGLKDLDLSSSSLSSQRSLGLNWNLDGDTFAFNVAQDDKPYTRRGVLSRVNSLYDPLGFIAPTTIQGRLLLRKVVSTTDDWDKPLPDDLQEEWKHWVESLQDLSTLTVPRTYSPIPIYNAAYRDIHVFSDASEKAIGAVAYIRTHDEQGNIHLGFVLGKSKLAPSHGHTIPRLELCGAVLAVEIAESIAEHLDLQLSDFKFYSDSRVVLGYIHNESRRFHTYVANRVSRIRQATTPSQWSYVSTESNPADLATRSVSPSEMANSMWLSGPPFLLRELEQSGETSYEIENPHLDKEARAEVRSCKTNIDKPKLSWPERFEKFSRWNDLVAAISCLKRIAYLFHNADSCIKDRLLPRSVNDTKNACTFILHQVQRDSYYNDICCIKEGKPLPKDSAVSSLNPVLDEEDVLRVGGRLQNSNLDIKEKKPVLIPGKSHIARLLVLHFHNLVKHQGRHITAGAIRSAGYWITGGKSLISSLLS; translated from the exons ATGGCTACAGCAGGCAGAATCCACACCCTCACTGAGGAAGGGTATGAACTTTACAAGGATACCTTATTCAAGCACAACAAAAACATGTCACGGGCATGGCAGACGGTTGACTCTGTAATATCAAGAGTAGAAAACTTAGACGAAAGTGAAAAAAGTGACCCAGCTTATCTTATTCGTTTGGAGAATACCCTCAAGGAGAGAATAAAGAAATATGAAACCTTGTCGACAACTACAATGGAGTTCTTACTACGGACTAAAACTGAAGATAGTATGAAACTCTTAAAGGAATACAGATTGGCAGAGGAGGGTTATCAGTGGAT TGAGGAACATGAACACAATCTGTCATTTGATGAAGTTAGATCAAACAGCAGTAATGCTTCCTTCAATGTTAAACGTCGACACTCTAGAGCATCTAGTAACCACTCAGGTAGTCAGCTTTCAACCACCAGCAGCAGTTTAACAAACACGCTAACTAAGAAAAGGGCTGAGGCTGGGGCAGCAAGAGTTAGAGCTGAATATGCAAAGAAAGAAGCATCTCTTCAGTTACAACAAGCTAAGATTAAGGCAGAGATTGATATTATTTCTCGAGAAAAAGAAGTAGCCGCTCTTGAAGCGGAAGTGGAAGTTCTACAGGAAAGTGGAATCGAAGTCCAAGAAGGTATTTCACTGCCACCACAGGAAAAGGTAGAACGGTATCTAGACAGTTTTGACAATGAACTCGATGACAACAGGTCCGACATAGAGAACCAACCAAAGCTGTTAGAATCTACAACTAATCGGATAACAGAACGGAATCCAAAATCATCATTGAAACATACTCCGCTTAACCCTGCAGCAACTATCTTTGTGCCGTCAGATCAAATAAGGAACCGTCCTGACAGAGAGGAGTTTGTAAACCACTCATCTCCAGTAAACAATGTGGCGTCAGACTTCACTAGATTTCTCATGAAAAAGGATCTCCTTCTATCCAGACTTTCAAGCTTCAATGATAGACCCGAGTCTTACAGAACTTGGAAGGCTAGTTTTCTTACTATTATGTCAGACCTTGATGTAAGTGCTCAGGAACAATTAGATCTTCTTGTCAAATGGACAGGACCAGAGTCACAGAGACAGGTGCTAAGTATCAAAACTGCTAATGCTCAACATCCAGAGAGGGGAGTACATCGAATCTGGGAAAGACTCGATGAACGCTATGGGGCTCCCGAGCTTATCCTCACTTCCATACAACAGAGACTCACATCCTTTCCAAGGTTGTCCCCCAAGGACTCTCAGAAACTGTATGAGCTTAGCGACATTAAGTCAGAGATAGAATCTCTGAAGGAAGAGAGAATATATGAAGGCTTACTTGGGCATTTTGACTCGTCTACAGGTGTATCGCCAATCGTAGCTAAACTTCCACCTAATCTGCAAGAGAAGTGGACAAATACAGCAGCTAGGCATATGAGATACAACTCCGTTACTTATCCACCATTCCCGTTCTTTGCTGAATTCCTTCGTGAACAAAGTCGTATAAAAAACAACCCGAGTTTCTCATATGATTCCTCAATGAGCTCTACCTCATCAACACAGAAGAAAGACAGATCGTCACAGCGTAACACAGTTAACAACAGGAAAACAGATCTGAGTGATTCGTTGGTCACAAACAATAAAAACGAGACAAAATCAAACAGTGATTTGGCACGTTGCCCTCTCCATAACGCCGGACATTCCTTAAATCAGTGCCGAGGCTTCCGGTCAAAGCCTATAGCCGATAGGAGAGAGTTTTTGAGAGACAAGAAAATATGTTTCAGGTGTTGTAACTCTACTTCCCATAAGAAACCTGATTGCACTGCAGACATTCAATGCAGCGAGTGTGGAAGTGTTAACCATTCGTCAGCAATGCATGTTACGCGTCAACCATCAGGCCGCTCGACAGATAACGGCGGGGAGAATTCTACGCAATCTTCCTCACGACCTGTCAATACTACATGCACACAGATCTGTGGAGAAAATGTTGGAGGGAAGTCATGCGCAAAGACTATGTTAGTAAGGATCTATCTTAATGGGAAACCAGAACAAGCGGTACAGACATACGCCATTGTCGACGATCAAAGTAATAGGTCACTCGCCAACTCTACACTTTTCGATCAGCTAAGGATTAGAAGTGTGTCCTCCCCTTACACTTTATCGTCGTGCTCTGGTAAGGTCAACACCTCTGGAAGGCGAGCTACGGATCTTGTAGTTGAGTCTCATGATGGGACCGCGAGAATTAACTTGTCCTATCTGATAGAATGTGACCAGATTCCAAACTGCAAGGAGGAGATTCCCACACCAGGTATTGCTATGAACTATCCTCACCTCAAGGATATAGCCAGTCACATTCCTCCATTACAAAACAATGTCGATGTAAATCTTCTCATCGGTCGTGACGTTATTCAAGCATACCATGTACTTGACCAGCGGATTGGTATGCCGTATGCTCAAAGACTTCCTCTTGGATGGACAATTATCGGTGAAACATGTCTTCATAAAGTTCACGCTCCACAATTGGTGTCAGCATACAAAACCCACATTTTATCAAGTGGACGATCATCTATATTTCCTCCATGTCCTAACCTCTTCAAAGTCCAAGAATCTTACACTGACCAAACGGGAACAAGAACCTCTTTACACGAACATGAGTTGTTTGGTGCCAATGTTTTCCAAAGAACTCCTGATGACGAAAAGATTGCAAGATCCATTGAGGATAACAAATTCTTGGAAATCATGGATAAAGGACTGTCAAAGAACGCTGACGGGAATTGGGAGGCACCTCTGCCTTTCAAGGTTACTCGACCCCGTCTGCCAAACAACAAGAATCTGGCTTACAAGCGAGCCAAATCTTTGGAGGCGAATCTGAGGAAGGATCCAACCAAACGGGcccattttattacatttatggACGAGATCCTCAGGCGTGGACATGCGGAGGTGGCACCTCCTGTGCAGGAAAATGAAGAAGTCTG GTCTTGCCCGGCCGTGGCTACCTATGGTCTTCGGAAAACTGCGTTTGATTCAGAGGAAGTTTATGGTTCAGACGTCAGACAGTTTGTTGAGAGAAACTTCTATGTGGACGATGCTCTGACGTCATTGGCTACCACTGCCGAAGCTATCTCCCTATTAAAGCGGACACAGGAGGCTCTGGAAACTGGTGGTAACCTCAAGTTGCACAAGGTGGCATCAAATTCTCAAGATGTGCTTGCAGCCTTTCCTAACTGCGATCTTGCTCGTGGATTAAAGGATCTAGACCTTTCTTCAAGCTCTCTATCATCACAACGCAGCCTTGGTCTCAACTGGAACCTTGATGGTGACACATTCGCCTTTAATGTTGCGCAAGATGACAAACCATATACGCGTAGAGGAGTCTTGTCGCGAGTAAACAGCCTCTATGATCCTCTAGGTTTCATTGCACCAACTACCATTCAAGGTCGGCTACTACTCAGAAAGGTAGTATCTACTACCGATGATTGGGATAAACCTCTCCCTGATGACTTGCAAGAAGAATGGAAACATTGGGTGGAATCCCTGCAGGATTTAAGTACTCTGACTGTACCTCGAACGTATAGTCCGATTCCTATCTACAATGCAGCTTACAGAGACATCCATGTCTTTTCGGATGCCTCAGAGAAGGCTATAGGAGCTGTTGCCTATATCAGAACACATGATGAGCAAGGGAACATACATTTAGGATTTGTGCTAGGGAAATCAAAACTTGCGCCCAGTCACGGACACACAATCCCAAGATTGGAGTTATGCGGAGCTGTCTTGGCCGTGGAGATAGCGGAATCCATTGCAGAACACTTAGATCTTCAACTGTCCGATTTTAAGTTCTACTCAGACAGTCGTGTAGTGTTAGGCTACATACACAACGAATCTAGGAGGTTCCATACATATGTCGCGAACCGCGTTTCAAGAATTCGTCAAGCCACTACACCTAGTCAATGGTCTTACGTTTCAACAGAAAGCAATCCGGCTGATCTGGCTACCAGATCTGTGTCGCCATCGGAAATGGCTAATTCTATGTGGTTATCCGGTCCACCATTCTTGTTGAGAGAATTGGAACAAAGTGGAGAAACTTCCTATGAAATTGAGAATCCGCACTTGGACAAGGAGGCGAGAGCAGAAGTTAGGTCCTGCAAAACTAACATAGACAAGCCTAAGTTATCCTGGCCAGAACGCTTCGAGAAATTTTCTCGATGGAATGACTTAGTAGCTGCTATAAGTTGTCTTAAAAGGATAgcttatttatttcataatgcCGATTCCTGCATTAAAGACCGCTTGTTACCCCGTAGTGTCAATGACACCAAAAACGCTTGCACTTTCATCTTACACCAAGTCCAACGAGATTCATACTACAATGACATCTGTTGTATTAAAGAAGGAAAACCCCTACCTAAGGATAGTGCAGTTTCATCACTAAACCCAGTATTGGATGAGGAGGACGTGTTAAGAGTTGGAGGTCGTTTACAGAACTCTAACCTTGATATCAAGGAAAAGAAACCAGTCCTCATACCTGGCAAGTCGCACATTGCCAGACTTCTGGTCCTTCACTTTCACAACCTAGTCAAGCACCAAGGTCGTCACATAACAGCTGGGGCAATACGCTCGGCTGGATATTGGATCACAGGAGGAAAATCCTTGATTTCATCGCTTCTTTCATAG
- the LOC138327032 gene encoding uncharacterized protein, translated as MADLPCDRVEPGPPFTNVGADCFGPWQVVSRRTRGGQANSKRWGVLFTCLTSRAVHIEAVEELSSSSFINALRRSLSIRGTVKIFRSDRGTNFIGATDDLKIHAINCEDREVSNFLNNSGCTWIFNPPHASHMGVHGSE; from the coding sequence ATGGCAGATCTTCCATGTGATCGTGTCGAGCCGGGACCACCCTTTACAAACGTCGGTGCGGATTGCTTTGGCCCATGGCAAGTGGTTTCTCGTAGGACACGGGGCGGACAAGCCAATAGTAAACGTTGGGGAGTACTGTTCACTTGCCTAACAAGCAGAGCTGTACACATTGAAGCGGTGGAAGAGCTCTCGTCTTCATCCTTTATCAACGCTCTTAGGAGATCCCTCTCCATACGAGGAACAGTCAAAATATTTCGATCTGATAGAGGGACAAATTTTATTGGTGCAACAGACGATCTTAAGATACACGCTATCAACTGTGAGGACCGGGAGGTATCAAACTTTCTCAACAACAGTGGATGTACCTGGATTTTCAATCCTCCCCATGCGTCCCATATGGGGGTGCATGGGAGCGAATGA